The following proteins are co-located in the Conyzicola lurida genome:
- a CDS encoding DUF6345 domain-containing protein, which translates to MSVSIDPESIRPHDGVLGVLRLGERRSAGAERVLELAKSAAPDAEARSLGDSATGLYVDDRFVAYADPDGPLSRSFPQLELLSPGDGLADRAARAAHELAEDDGLVPRDGTEFAVLDPTTLHGAAASRRRVTDTADYLATARIQRRIDGVPVVGDGSQATVSVSADGIESFAHNWRPADRVEEYSGADIDRRRVADAITESLAPVAEEKDVRVESVELVYYDGDNQLIQPVYRFVAAVGDENSARLVGYVPALEAFDRLPLTIQPQKLQPRVTKAAKAALTTRRAAAARPGLGRYVVRNDNAGWVESANDFLSGLRASAIFGGVSPVDRQYYWAYPRLYENENRSFVDSVHVTLTEGHGNWWLFTTEGDDTDIVRLADIPADGYGGAFDLGSLAHWVIHSCSVIPAPIDTSASFDVWWDIFRGLHSAVGYRTVMWINDRVTWRYGFFAGLGAPMVSNWLSAVIGDDSYSPTTFYTDSDHHNPARVLPHGRPSAVNVFGHADDTIRQTAPLGRPSVLQQWWYGN; encoded by the coding sequence ATGTCCGTCTCAATCGACCCCGAGAGCATCCGCCCCCATGACGGTGTGCTCGGCGTCCTCAGACTCGGCGAGCGCCGCTCCGCCGGCGCCGAGCGTGTGCTCGAGCTCGCGAAGTCCGCGGCTCCCGACGCCGAGGCGCGCTCCCTCGGCGACAGCGCGACCGGCCTGTACGTCGACGACCGGTTCGTCGCCTACGCCGACCCGGACGGGCCCCTGTCGCGCAGCTTCCCGCAGCTCGAGCTGCTCTCCCCGGGCGACGGTCTCGCCGACCGGGCCGCGCGCGCGGCACACGAACTCGCCGAGGACGACGGACTGGTTCCCCGGGACGGCACCGAGTTCGCCGTGCTCGACCCGACGACCCTGCACGGGGCCGCCGCCTCCCGTCGCCGTGTCACCGACACGGCCGACTACCTCGCGACCGCGCGCATCCAGCGCCGCATCGACGGTGTGCCCGTCGTCGGAGACGGATCCCAGGCCACGGTGAGCGTGTCGGCCGACGGCATCGAGTCGTTCGCCCACAACTGGCGGCCTGCCGACCGGGTCGAGGAGTACTCCGGCGCCGATATCGACCGCCGCCGCGTGGCCGACGCGATCACCGAGTCGCTCGCCCCCGTCGCCGAGGAGAAGGACGTGCGCGTCGAGAGCGTCGAGCTCGTCTACTACGACGGCGACAACCAGCTCATCCAACCGGTCTACCGCTTCGTGGCGGCGGTCGGCGACGAGAACTCCGCGCGTCTCGTCGGCTACGTGCCGGCCCTCGAAGCGTTCGACCGCCTGCCGCTGACGATCCAGCCGCAGAAGCTGCAACCGCGCGTGACGAAGGCCGCGAAGGCCGCGCTCACCACCCGCCGTGCCGCCGCCGCCCGCCCGGGCCTCGGGCGGTATGTCGTGCGCAACGACAACGCCGGCTGGGTCGAGAGCGCGAACGACTTCCTCAGCGGTCTGCGCGCCTCGGCGATCTTCGGCGGCGTCTCGCCGGTCGACCGGCAGTACTACTGGGCGTATCCGAGGCTGTACGAGAACGAGAACCGGTCGTTCGTCGACTCCGTGCACGTGACGCTCACCGAGGGGCACGGCAACTGGTGGCTGTTCACCACGGAGGGCGACGACACCGACATCGTGCGCCTCGCCGACATCCCCGCCGACGGTTACGGCGGCGCGTTCGACCTCGGCTCGCTCGCCCACTGGGTGATCCACTCCTGCTCGGTGATCCCGGCCCCGATCGACACGTCCGCCTCGTTCGACGTCTGGTGGGACATCTTCCGCGGCCTGCACTCGGCCGTCGGCTACCGCACCGTGATGTGGATCAACGACCGGGTCACCTGGCGTTACGGGTTTTTCGCCGGCCTCGGCGCCCCGATGGTGTCGAACTGGCTGTCCGCCGTGATCGGCGACGACTCCTACTCGCCGACCACCTTCTACACCGATTCGGACCACCACAACCCGGCCCGGGTGCTGCCGCACGGCCGTCCGTCCGCGGTGAACGTCTTCGGCCACGCCGACGACACGATCCGCCAGACGGCTCCGCTCGGCCGCCCGTCGGTGCTGCAGCAGTGGTGGTACGGCAACTGA
- a CDS encoding RNA polymerase sigma factor, with product MSSAETVPSTTGPSTAGPTTGASERALWDAAADAFRRWQSGADPVDPLVRVMTPVLWHVVRAYGLDEELARDVVQTTWLALVRRAGSIADPQAVAAWLTVTARREAWRAAKRAATTVAVDDEVLDVVVDAGESAEDSAVQQDQHRRLWAGVATLDERCQRLLRIVAFDARPDYARIASDLGMAVGSIGPTRGRCLDKLRTAVRENGGVS from the coding sequence ATGAGCAGCGCCGAGACAGTGCCGTCGACGACCGGGCCGTCGACGGCAGGTCCGACGACTGGGGCGTCCGAGAGGGCGCTGTGGGATGCCGCGGCCGACGCCTTCCGCCGGTGGCAGTCCGGTGCGGACCCCGTCGATCCGCTCGTGCGGGTGATGACGCCGGTGCTCTGGCACGTGGTGCGCGCGTACGGTCTCGACGAGGAACTCGCCCGCGACGTCGTGCAGACCACCTGGCTCGCACTCGTGCGCCGCGCCGGCTCGATCGCCGACCCGCAGGCGGTCGCGGCGTGGCTCACCGTCACGGCCCGGCGTGAGGCGTGGCGGGCGGCGAAGCGGGCGGCCACCACTGTCGCCGTCGACGACGAGGTGCTCGACGTCGTCGTCGACGCGGGGGAGTCGGCGGAAGACAGCGCCGTGCAGCAGGACCAGCACCGCCGGCTGTGGGCGGGGGTCGCGACCCTCGACGAGCGCTGCCAGCGCCTGCTGCGCATCGTCGCCTTCGACGCGCGGCCCGACTACGCGCGCATCGCCAGCGACCTGGGCATGGCGGTGGGCAGCATCGGTCCCACCCGGGGCCGCTGCCTCGACAAATTGCGCACCGCCGTGCGTGAGAACGGGGGAGTGTCATGA